TGACGCGGCGGACGTACCTTCGATCCTCGTGTTTGCAGGCACGCGCTTTGTGATTGCGGGCCTCATGGTAGCTGCGGGCATGAGCGTCGCGCGGCGCCGCGTGTTCGTGCCGGCGCGCCGCGACCTGCCGTACGTGGGCGCGCTCGCGATCTTCCAGACGATCCTGCAGTACATCCTCTTCTACGTGGGACTGGCCAACTGCGCAGGCGTGACGAGCTCGATCCTGGAGGCGAGCAACTCGTTTCTGTGCGTGCTGCTGGCCGCGCTCGTGTTCCGCTTCGAGCGGCTCACGGGGCGCAAGGTGCTGGGGTGCGCCATCGGCTTTGCTGGCGTCGTGCTGGTGAACGTCGCCGGCGAGGGCGGCGGGCTCAGCTTCACGCTCGCGGGCGAGGGCATGGTGCTCGCATCCACCGTCGCCGCCGCCACGTCGAGCAACCTCGCCAAGCTCTTCTCGCGCGACCACGACCCCGTGCTGCTCTCCGGGTGGCAGTTCGTCCTCGGCGGCGCCGTACTGCTCGCCGTGGGGCTCGCCCTCGGCGGGCACGTCGCCCCCGCCGACGCCGCGAACCCGCTCCCCGCGCTCGCGCTTCTCGCCTATCTTGGCTTCATCTCCGCGGGCGCCTACTCGCTGTGGTCGCTCGCGCTGGCCGCGAACCCCGTCTCGCGCGTCGCGGTCTTCGGCTTCATGAACCCGGTCTTTGGCGTGCTGCTCTCCGCCGTCCTTCTCGGCGAGACCAACGTGGTAAGCCCCACGGTCGCCGTGGCCGCACTCACGCTGGTGAGCGTGGGCATCGTGATCGTTAACCGACGCGAGGTCCCGGAAGGCGGGTCGGAAAGATAGGATGGGGACAGGCTTCCCGACGAAGGGAGACGTCATGACCCGCCGCATCCTCGGAATCGCCGCCTCGGCCCTCACTGCCGCCTCGCTGCTCGTCGGATGCAGCGGCAGCAACCTCACGGCAACGGAGCTCACCGCCGGCATCGAACCCGCAGGCGCCGCCTCGCTCGAGGTCGGCGAGGGGGCAGACACCTATGACTTCGCCCTCGGCCTGCTGCGTGAGAGCGCCGGAGAGGAGAGCACGCTCGTCTCCCCGCTCTCGGTCCTGTCCGCGCTCGCCCTGGCCGAGAACGGCGCCGACGGAGCGACCCTGGCCCAGATGGAGCAGGTCACAGGCATGAGCGTGGACACGCTCACCGACACGCTCCAGGCCTACGGGGCCCTGGCCGACGACGGGCCGCTCTCCGTCGCCAACTCCGTCTGGATGCGCGACTCCGACGGCCTTGCCGTGGAGGACGACTTCCTCGCGACGTGCGGCGAGTGCCTCGGCGCACAGGTCTTCTCGGCACCCTTCGACGACTCCACCGTGGATGACGTCAACGCGTGGATCAACGAGAAGACCCACGAGATGATTCCGCAGATGCTGGACAGGATCTCTGGTGATGCGCAGGTCCTGCTCGTGAACGCGCTCGCCTTCGAGGGCGGCTGGGAGGACCCCTTCGACTCCGCGTTGACCTCGCCCGACACGTTCACCTGCGAGGACGGCACCGAGCAAGACGTCGCGATGATGCATGCCACTGAGAACGACTACCTGGAGAACGAGCTGGCAACCGGCTTCGTCAAGCCGTGCGAGGGCTACGACTACGCCTTCGTGGGGCTGCTGCCCACCGAGGGCGTGACCGTGGACGAGCTGCTGGCGAGCCTCGACGGCGCCGCGCTGGAGGAGCTGCTCGTCCCCGTGCCGAACGCCGCGGCGGAGATCGGACTGCCCAAGTTCACTGCCAGCTACGAGGCGGAGCTCGCGAACGCGCTGCGCGCGCTCGGCGTGACGGACGCCTTTGACCCGACGCTCGCGGACTTCTCTCGCATGGGATCCTCCGAGCGGGGACCGCTTCATGTGGACGGCGTGCTGCACAAGACGTTCATCGACGTCAACGAGGAGGGAACGCGCGCCGCGGCGGCCACGGTTGTCGGCATGGACGGCGCGAGCGCCTCCGACGGTCCGGTCGAGTGCCACGAGGTCATCCTCGACCGGCCCTTCGTCTACCTCATCATGGACCTTCGCACGGGCATGCCCGTCTTTGCCGGCACCGTCATGGGCGTGGAATAGGCCCCGCGCATTATCTGGATACTATTTTGGGCGCCCCTGAAGTATCCGGGCAGTCATACGCTGCGTTTCCGCAGGTAAATAAATGCTACCGGCAGGGCCGTACTTCGACGCACCGGAAAAAAGTACCCAGATAATGAATCAGCGTCCCGGCCGGCGGTGCGTGAGGTGCCAGCCGCCGCAGTACGGGCACTCGTAGACGAAGATCTTGGGCGCGTCCTTGCGGCGCGAGCTGCGCTCCGCCGCCCTCTTGGCGTCGACGCGCGTCTCGTAGCGCTTCTTGCGGCCGCACGCCCTGAACTCCCGCTCGTCCATCGCACCTCCCCGTCTCCTCTGGGGAACATTATGCGACGCTGGCGCATGT
Above is a genomic segment from Olsenella timonensis containing:
- a CDS encoding DMT family transporter, whose product is MQVLKFQQGILLVSNPKTKPFIATTPGVVLACLASCFLWGSAFPCVKIGYELFAIDAADVPSILVFAGTRFVIAGLMVAAGMSVARRRVFVPARRDLPYVGALAIFQTILQYILFYVGLANCAGVTSSILEASNSFLCVLLAALVFRFERLTGRKVLGCAIGFAGVVLVNVAGEGGGLSFTLAGEGMVLASTVAAATSSNLAKLFSRDHDPVLLSGWQFVLGGAVLLAVGLALGGHVAPADAANPLPALALLAYLGFISAGAYSLWSLALAANPVSRVAVFGFMNPVFGVLLSAVLLGETNVVSPTVAVAALTLVSVGIVIVNRREVPEGGSER
- a CDS encoding serpin family protein; translated protein: MTRRILGIAASALTAASLLVGCSGSNLTATELTAGIEPAGAASLEVGEGADTYDFALGLLRESAGEESTLVSPLSVLSALALAENGADGATLAQMEQVTGMSVDTLTDTLQAYGALADDGPLSVANSVWMRDSDGLAVEDDFLATCGECLGAQVFSAPFDDSTVDDVNAWINEKTHEMIPQMLDRISGDAQVLLVNALAFEGGWEDPFDSALTSPDTFTCEDGTEQDVAMMHATENDYLENELATGFVKPCEGYDYAFVGLLPTEGVTVDELLASLDGAALEELLVPVPNAAAEIGLPKFTASYEAELANALRALGVTDAFDPTLADFSRMGSSERGPLHVDGVLHKTFIDVNEEGTRAAAATVVGMDGASASDGPVECHEVILDRPFVYLIMDLRTGMPVFAGTVMGVE